The DNA window aaaatctacctcTAAATCGATTTATTTACTGAGTAACATGTACAATGAATTTCATACATGTGATTTCTAGCTGATGGTGTTAACACAGAGATGTGACACTTACACTGATTCACAGCCTTTACTCAGCTTTGTGAAGGTTGAtgtgaaaggaagaaaaacaggagGATGAGAAAGTGAAATCGTTAGAAACTGCGAGCTTCCACTGGAGGCAGTAATACACTGTGCGGTTATTTATCTTAAAGATACCTTCAGGCTTGGGGTGCATGAGCAGCAGTGGCAGCTCggctgtgacatcactgcaggaaaaaacaaatcaaccaatCAGAATCAGAGTTAATTGGTAAGTCAGTGTAAATGATCTGGGACATAATAGTTAATGGATAGTACCCACCTGGAAGTGAGACCACCCAGCAGGCTACATGAAGACAAGAGGGACAAAAGGTTGTTTAGGTTCATTTCACACCATTTTATCATGAATTGAGATTTCAGGTGTTAAACTTACCCTCCTCCGGCCACCATGAGGTTAACTTTGATCTTGTAGGACACCAGGATTCCCAGCACCTCTTTTTCGACAGTCTGTCCCAGCCTGTGGTGAAGACGAATTAAAAGATTTGAGGGATTAGGAGGTTTAATTTAGTTGCGTGTACCAAACACGACAAAACATCACGGACACTGAGCGAcatgcaatgaaaaaaaaaactttaaatctaAAAGTGAAAAGTGGGATCACGTGCGCAAAGTTGTTCGTCACAGAGGAGATGATTCCATGAATATCCACACTGTCCAGCACCAACTGAGCGAGTTACAGGTAAATCCTGCGTCAGTCAgccctgctgtgtttgtgcacctACATGTTGGAGGAGGCCAAGTTGGTGTCCTCGTCCTTCAGTCGTCCATCCAGTGCCAGACCTCGTTTCTCCTTGTTGTCTGCCAGCAGAGGGGTGATGGACAGCGTGTTCTCGTAGGTGCTGCCGGATTCCACCGTCTCTCTGAGGGACACAAGCAAACCCACACATGAACACCTCTTCTCTCACTGCCCCTGTGATACGTGGTGTTTGATACGTGCTGTGACTTCAGTACTTTCAGTTCTGTCTACGCACCCAAAATCTTTGACGAGAACAGCCTTGGTGTATTTGTCTGCTGAGTAGAGGACGATGTCTGTGGTTTGGTCCACTGAacgaagacagacagacagagtgagacaaaatatttgttttgtttctcttggtATCAGACATGTTACTTCTACAAACAGGGACTCACCAGTAATTTTGATATTCTTGACCGTTTTGTTGCTCTCGTTGTTGATTTTGACTTTGATTGGGATTGTTTCACCGTGGAAGTAGAGCTGTGGTCAAAACAAGATGAGAGCACGATGATGATGGAGGACGGCGACATGGTTAACCTGCTCCATGTCTGAACCAGGGGCTGCACAGCcaagctgtatgtgtgtgtgtgtttgtacacaacaattcaaatattcacagatggattttcatcaagattGGTGAGAATATTTCTTGGGAGGAGATCTCCAGttgattaacttttggagcttatctgtcaaaggtcaacaaaaatatggtAAAATCACTTTTTTCAAGGTCCAGGGACGGGGCTGGATTGACAATTGACATTATAAAAAGGTTGTGCAGGGTATTCATTGCCTCTCCTCCTGTGGTTTTGTTAATGACTTCATCAGCAATTACGAAGTTGTGCAACCCCTAGTCAAAAgtgttcagtttttttaaagatgaagtTTTGCCACTGTACATCTTTCTCCATCGAAATCTCTAGATGAACAGGCTTGTCGGACATCATGAAGCTTTTGCAGATCTCAGATTTGGGCCCGGCGCCCACCTTAGAGGGAGCAAACTGGACTTTACGAATGATGAGGCGGGCAGTGTCCCTGTCAGACAGAGTGGGGCACAGAGAGGAAGTAGACATGGCAGGTGAAGAAGAGAGGACAGAGTAGAGAACATGTTAGttttacagaaaaataacacTGACGCTGAAAAGATGAatgaacacaaagacacagtggAAATGACGGCACTCACTTCTTTTCAATCTTCTCGTCAGGGTCGCACCTGTCCTTGGCAAGGTAAGTCTTCACCTCAAAGTCAACGCCACAAGCCTGCAgagcaaaaaacaaatcttatcAGTTAATAAGCCTGCCTATGCACTAACATTATGGGACgctaattattttattgtaaaggGGAATGGTGTCTCCAAATCAAAAGGAAATATACCTTCCCCTTGTCATCAGGCCCAGGCTGCAGAGAGACTGAGCACGGCAGGTTGGTGGGAATCTGGAGAGAAATACATGTgagttatttgatttgattactCACAAACTAAAgcatattttcagtttatcaACCTCTTTCCGGCCAATGTTTTAGACCCtaaatttcatttcatcatgtgAATTGTAGGATTATGTAGAATATATGATCTCTCTCTGATTtaatcaattcatttttaattatgaATACACCTATATTAAAGCTATTGGTTTAAGAAACATGCCATGGTGGCTCACAGTCACAACGTcaagtttaaaatgttctttttgatGTAATAAGATCTTTAACAGTTGATGGTGTTGTGGCCATAAAAGCACCGATCGACCAGGCTGTTGATTCTTTGTAACCTGACACGTACCTCAAACGAGAAGGGGACCGAATCGTCCCCAGCCTTCTTCAGCAGCGTCTCGTGCATGGGGCTCAGAGCGGGCTTGTGGCTCTCTGGGTAGATCTGGACGTGCTGGATCCAGATGTCTTTCCTGAAGCACAGGCCCATCACGTCCAGATCATCACTGCCATAACGGAAGGCACAGGCCAGCTGCACATACACTGTCAACACATGTTTGTAGATTTAATCTCTTATTATTTTATCCTGCCTCGCCAATCGAGATTTGGgaagatatttatatttatttaaaggttcagtgtgtaagatttaggtgaaagggatttttggcagaaatcgaatataaaataatcctcatgatgttttcactgatgtgtaatcatctaaattgtatgaattgttgttttcttgaccctagaatgggcccttcatatttaaaaacgTCATATCTaaatggaggggggtcctctctgtggaggccgccatgttttttactgtcgtccaaactggacaaactaaaaccttttgagttttcatgacaactgaagttcaccacagcttctctttcatgttgggaaggaggggtgagatgaggagtattcagctgcaacatgcaactttacctatagatgtcacttaattctacacactgaacctttaaaagtgAAATTATTGCAGATGTTACCTTTTCTGTCTGCAAAATCTGCTGGGTTCAGCTTCACAACACCATCTGTATGGGTAATAATATTACAGATTATGTGAAATGTATCACCCTcaagcagctgcacacacacacacacacgcacacgttgTAGTAGGAACATACCAACTGTGTCCACTTTGTTCATATGGTCCACATAGTCTCTCTTCCCCAGGTAGAGGGTCAGCTGTGAGACAGGAGGAAGGGACACCAGCTGAGTGATTCTGAACTCACAATTTTTCCAGTGATggcaaatcaaacacaaatcaaaacaagggTAAAACTCagtacagaaaaataaatgtagacTTACCCCTCCGTTTCCACTCGTCTTCTTGAAAACTCtgcaagtaaaaaaacacattaatggtatttgtgtttaatttattttgggTTAGGGTTCCATATTATCTCACACGTTTTCGCACCTGTCAATTTGTTTGTATTCtcagcaagattacgcaaaagcTACCAAACAGATGAGTCtcagtggaaggatgggacatgggccaagaaagaacccgcACGAATgggctgatccaggaatttatGTACTACTTTGTTCAACATTGTgaaattttcacaaaaaaatctgacatatttagcCGGCTGATATATATGAGtgtttaatttggtgcagcttgattgactttAAGAGGACATGAggcctgaaaagaaaaatataaaaacacttcatctcttcacttgCGTTACTCTGTTAGTTCATCTGTTTATGACATGTATCTTTCAATGTTTGATGATGAAgagtatgatgatgatgattatttctATACTTTAGCTATCAGAAGTGATTGTTGTAATATTTATGAATAAAGTTGAATTTAGTAGCATAACTTCTTGTTTAACTAAAGCAAAGGCAGTAGATGTCCGGTGACTGAATCACTGACTGGATTAACCAGATGAAATAATGATTTGTTCACCTGAAGGTAAAGGAGGTTGGTGAGCAACAGAAGGGCCTCTAATCCCTTATTCCCTTTTATCCAGTTAGTAAAACCTAAGTGTGGAGCAGCTTTAGCTCATCATGCCCGGATAGAGAGGCTGGCCCAGGTGACGGAGCCACAAATGGAGTAGCAGGGTTCCCAAATAGCTGATTACCAGTGTGATCCTAAATAGCTCATTACCTGTTCTACTGTCTGAGAACACATTTATCGACACAACTTGGTTGACTAAGCCTTTACAAAACcataaataaacactttaaaacTGCTTGTCACTCCCAGAGGAGTTGGCTGACCCCGGTCGAAATCTGTGACAATAAACTACAAGGTgaaaaattgttttttgtgtcaGAGTTTCAATTCTTTTTCATTCCAACAGAGCAATCTCCGTACACTGGATGCTAAGTGAGGGAAGTTGCAGTGAAAATGGTgacatgataaaaacaaaaacaggcctACATGTCCTCATCTTGTCTCAAacttatatttttcagtttgaagTAGTTTGAGGCACTACTGAAAAACTGCTTTTGGGGAAAGAAAGAATCCAAGAAAAGGATTTCAGCACTTACTTCGCCATCTTTGGAGGATCTTGGAAAGTGTTCTgctgtgagaaaagaaaaagaggtgaTGAATATTAGGTCACTTGGATGTCACATGTGCCGCATCAATCACAGGTTGCGATTAAGTCATTATCCCTCACTAGCTGTCAGCTCTCTGGCAGCCGGAGCGATGTTTTGTTTAGGAGGGTATGGTAGGTTAATCTGGTGGGATAAGATTACAACATCAGTGTAAAGGCTCCTGAGCCAAAGCCGTTATCAGTTACTCTGTATTTGctacctgccccccccccccacgataCGACAGACCTGCCTCACGCCAAACTCTAGGACAGATTTACATCGCACTCATGATTATGTCACACAGTGTGTTCCTCAGCGGTGCCAAATCTGGTAACTGAGTGGACTATTCATGGATGGTTAAATGGAAAGGAGACATTAAGTCCTGACAGCAGCCCCACAATACAGTGACTGTGTAATGTGGATTATAACAGGAAGGTTAAAAGAGCTGCAAGCGTTTGATTCTCGGTTGTTCATCACAGATTTGTGCTTCTTTATTTACTTTGGCAGGAAACCCTGACTTTCCTTTGACTGTTTGGTCTCATATATGTGAATCTGGTACAATATTTACCTGAATAACTTAATACATCAATTAAAAACTTCTTTCATTtgatttacatttgatttacatATGCTTACAGCCTCAACTTGAAGCGTAACAGACACAGGTTAAACACTAAGTAGACATTATATGAATGTAACAGCAAAATAAAGTTTGGTGAACGTATCAAACATTGGGGGATCTGATTACATGATGAAAATTTGAGTCTGGACATTGACTCAATTGATGAACACTATAGAAATTAGATGACATATCTCGGAATTGGTGATTAACTAATCAAAGAGTCACtagtctttttatttgctggAAAAAGATTAAGAGATATACAGAGAAATATTCAGcgttttcctgtttttaaagttgaaaaagTTGCAGTGTTATGCACAGAGACTATTTTGGTGTGTGACTGCAGGGAGGAGAAAGGTGAAGCAGGAACCTGTAGATTAGATAGGAACATGGGCTTTAGTTATTTTCCACGGTTTCAGAGTTTGGTTAAGTCAAAGAATAGATCAtgtctcctgttgtttttaaatgtgacctgcACTTTAGTCTGTGCAGTAAGGCATTGAATCTGACTGATTAAAACCTTTATCCTGTTTTAATATTGTGGCTGATtgttttgaataataataaactagatATAAACTCTTTAAGTTTTTGCTTTGTCTGTCCAGTAGAATAATATTAccactgtgtttacacatgttaATCATTGTAATTATTTCTGTTTAGCAGAAACAACGATGGCTGTTGGAACTTTAGAAACTTAACTTGATTCTCTCCTTAAACCAGTTTGTCttcaaacaaaccactaaaatgtgttggtttgtgtATTTTACTGATCTATTCTCTGGCTGCACTTAAACCTCTGACTCAGGGTTTCACTTGATCAGTGcagcaaaaacatttaactgtcaAACCtccatgaatatttaatgtggCTTTAATCTATGGTAGAACAACAAAGGTCTATTAACTCTTGTGGTCTGGCTGGTATAACGATTCACCCATCACATTTCTCTCTCCTAAACATTATCTGGAGCAGAAAGTGACTGTAGAAGCCCTTTTAGAGACTCTTCAGGCTtatgattaaatacatttaaaaatagaatTAGGGTGACTGCCCACATGTGGGTGTAATATAACTCagtggtttcagctcatttattaaaatcaaccatcatcatctttaatctaatctaataaaTATGATTCCATAGTTTTTCCTAATCTgcgtaatatgataaaaaaaagcatttcagGTGGCAAGTGAAAAGTTAGAGAGCATCTttcctctatccatccatcatccatccatccttacCTCTCCTCAGTGGTCTGGGATCTTGGTGGAGTGTGTGTCAGGGTGAGTTGAGAGTGTGCTCCGCAACAGTCGATGTCCCTTTTTATACGTGCAGTCTTACTCTGTGCATCATTCGGATTTAACCCGGTTGTTACTGCCTCATAATCTAGTTAAGGAATCAGCTGGTGTCCTTTTTGGACTACAAAGGGTTTAAAAATACCAGCCAGCTAAATCACAGGGACAGACTACACAACTGCACGTGACACATGGCCGAGGTAGTAGAAGGCTGATAATCCCCACCCGCATCTCCTTAAAGCAAACAATCCAAAAAAGTCACCTTTAATTCAGAGTGGAAAATAAATCTTGGTCTTTGTATGTTAAAATCAATTCTTCGAGAGGTATTGTTGTGATTTAGTTTGGACGTGTCGTGACAGAAGgttattgtgttgtttaataTTAGCCTTTGGAACTGCTATTATTAGCCTGATCTATTTGTGAGCTCGTACTTAATTGAgaatgttgggacctggtatctgtgaaccaacttcaagcaggcctgctaaaaccttccaaaggcaatGACGCGAGAGCCTTcttaagaacttcagcacaattggccacgaaagaaggtctgaccagcagatgcacaaccaCAATCACTTATTATCACTTCCCTGACTCCAGCTGGTGGGAATCACTGCTGCCCCGATGTTTCCAGACACCAAGCAATGAATCCATTCTTGCCAAATTCTTTGCATCATTTTTAAAGCAATAAATAGTCTCATTACATTAAGGACTTATTACCCTCCATATGTGCCAGTGTTCATGTGGCTCTGTGGATGGAGCTCTGATGGTTATTTGGGTAACAGGGCCTTCACTGTTAGATCCAAAACTATGAAGTGGTTGCGATAGCACAGGAAACATCTGTAGTATCTcttcttaaaaaatattttatcagaACCTTTTGATAATGTTTGACATGGTATTTTGCTTCATTGTGTTACTTAATTTTATTCCCCTCTGTTTGATTTCTCTTGTGTAAATGGTTGTTCATTTAAATCCCATTTTTTGAGCACCTTGTAACTTCGTTAAGAAAAGAGTTATATTAATAGTCTGTTGTTATCAATATTATTGTCTGTATTAATaatctgattattattattattattatcaatctTACTATTATTATAGATCGATACATAAATCACATTTCTCCTGCCAGCGAATGAGAGAATTCTTTGCTATTGTATAAATGATGCACAAAAGCcgttattagtattattattggtGATGGTAAATCAACAGCTGCATCTTCTCAGGTCTTGTTGCAGTGTGGAAATTCTCAACCTGTCTGATCTTGGCAGATTAAGGATTCCCTCCTCTTATGTTGGGGATGATGGGAGCACCGCCGGCAACGTCAAAGTAAGCTGACTTATCCAACTGTTTCTCAGTAGCATGCTGGAGATTAAGCAGAACGCCCTTTGACCTTTAAGATCATCAGTtgattattttgataaataGAGGTTATGTTGGATACAGAGACTGGATCCTTATTTGGGCTGTGATGGTAAGAGAACAAGGTAAAACTGAATTATTTCATACTCTACAGGAAGTGACCAACTAGATGATGTTTTCAAAAAgacaatttaataaaataagacaaaaatattaaacttatTTAACAGTTAATGTGATGTGAGTAAAGGCCTCAGCTGGACTCCAGTCACGGTGAGCAGATGGATCACTCAAATCAAAATATCAAAGCTGCGCATGAAGTGTTGTGTAGccactgatttaaaaaagggaaacaaagTCTAATCCGGTCTACTGTGTTCCGGGgaagttaaaataaaacattaaaagtaaGTTCAAACATGTGACGTTGCCTCCATACTAATCATTGTTTTGTCTACTGCACAAATTGTTTCCAGGAAGTTGTACGGCTTCTCTGGCTCTCGGCCTCACTGAACACATGACCGAATAAGAAAAGGTCATGTTTAGACTGCAGAAACACTGGTCTGATCGAGCTTTATCTGAACGTATCAGTGggttgttcatcttcatcaaaatatttcattcaaacaTACGGAATATAAAAACAGGCAATGATATCCATCATTTGATTTCACTTAAACTGATGTTAGGGAAGAAAactctgacaaaaacacagagaaacctcCTGTTTATTCCATGGACATAATCCACCTCATTTGGACaacatgaaatatgaatataacaAAACTCAAAATGCAGCTGTATGAACatgattatattattttaacatatcCTCTGTCTCATCAACAGGGACCCAACAATATTAACTCTTTACAAAGGCCCTGGTTCCCGGGTTAATGGGATAGGGTGAAGCCATTTCGAGTCAAacatgaatgtcggggcttacggacacttggatgacgcCACAGGAGCAGTGCGGAGGcatgtcatgtgtttttttctcgcCAGTACAATTgtactcaaacacttcaccccccctcccccatcgacatagtggtgagtagatattgaatgaattttcatttttgggtgaactatccctttaatctgCCCACTCCACAAGGTGAAGCCAGAGGTGGCTCCTCAGCAGCTACTGAGTTTCAAGCGCCATCTAGCGGATCCAGTAAACGCTTCAGTCCACCTCTCATTGGAAAGTGCAGTGTGTGGTGCAGTCTCAAtctttaaatgaaacaagaagAGGCAGAAACCCAAGTTCAATCCAGAGAGGCGAGGACAAGTCACTTTTTCACATTCACTGCAGATCTCCATGGTTCCTAACTCTGCTCTGGACAGACTGGATTCAATAATGAATCCATAGTTCATCCTGGTAACTTCCCTGACTCGGTGCTTTGCAGCGGAGGACTGAGTTTTGTCTTTGACGTCAGGTGAGTGGAACACACCCCACCATCGTCCTTGCTCCGGAGGAGAAGCGGCTCAGTGCGCACTGAGCGCGCCGTTCGGCCCGCCCGGACACTGCAGTGGAGGGGACCGTGCCACCGCTGCTCGCTCCCGACACGCACCGCGTCCCGCCGCAGACTCCGAGGAACAACCGGGGGGAGAACAGCAGAACAAGCCATGGCCGAGTCCAACCCGCTGCGGGGGTTCCCCCGTCTGCGCCGGGCCGCGGTAAGCTCCACcgaggggaggggaggtgggaggagggaggcTCCAAACAGCGCAGCGAGGAtactgcagcagagagagaggaggagagtggaggagagaggaggagagaggaggagagaggaggagagagctggtTCTGTCAGGgctgcgacacacacacacacacacacacacacacacacacacacacacacacacacacacacacacacacacacacacacacacaggcttggAGGGGATCTGAGTGCTGCAGATATTTAACATGGCTGCAAGAGTCTGGTCAGGCTCAGATTCAGTGTTAAGAGTCTGAGAGGGGACCAGGACGGGCCAatgacaactgtgtgtgtgtgtctgtgtgtgtctgtgtgtgtttggactgtgactGCAGGTACATAGCAGCTCTGGCCCTGCAGTCTGTAACTATGTGTTCAAGTTGTGCAGTTTTACGTAACTGCTTTGGGAGTATGTGTCTAATACTCACACGTCTAATGCAGATCTCCTGAGCAGACTGAAATCACCTAACTGCATCCATCATGGCTGCTACATGAGTCCAagtaaaggtgcattgtgacaAATATTCATCATGCACATTAGTATTGTGCTAATGGCCACTGTTGAAATGAAGGTGGCTGGGGGAGAAAGTATTGTTCGGGTCAACAGTGTCTGGAGGTCAGTGTATTGTGATTGTACACAGAGCTGTTGGAGTTTGGAGTCCACGTGTGCTGAAATATATGTATCCTTGTTTCTGCAAGTGGATGACAAAGCTTGACAAATTATAGCGTGGGAGAGGTTTACATCAAGTTTATAAATCGCCCTCGTGGTTAAAACCCCCTCGAGCTAAAAGATCTGTGCAAAAAAACTTTTGAGAAAAAACAGTGTGGGCGGttctggaggagaggagatagaGACGACTGGAAAACTGTGTCAAGCAGGTGACTAAAGAGTGATGATTGGTGATCTGCTCAGTGTCTGTAAAGATTCTCAGTCGTCCAGGCCTCATACCTGCATGTATTGTACATGTATAACCTCCACTGCACACAACTGAAATGTTCTTGACTTTTCTTGCATCTAAAAGGCTTTTAGAGGtcaacacaacacagctggGTTTTAATCTTTCTTATTAAGTGTGTATTCCAACTATTAGACACTGCAACTCTAAGATGAGGACGGCACAGTGGCACAGCGGTGATTTCACAGAGTTTGCATGTgagtgggttttctccaggttgTCCGGCCTccttccacagtccaaagacatgcaggtgaTAGGTCAACTGAAGACTCTGCACTGCCTGTAGGTGTGGATGTTTGTTTGCGCCCTGTGATAGACTGGAAGTGTTCCCTGCCCCTTGAGTCTGCTGGAGTTGGAGCCCCTCTGTAACTTAAAGgataaacagaataaacattGGAATTGATCTCCTGCACATCCAGCAAATTAGGTGCttcagtaataaataaaaatagagcTACAAACACTTCTTGAATACTGACAACTGACAAAGTAATGCCAGCTTTGTGTTCACATAGGAAGAAGAATACAGTCTGTGGTACAAGCAAGCACACACGAGGCAGGACTGTTGATAATGAAGAGAgtcacagaggagctgagtCAGTCAGTGGGGGGCCGAGTGTCCGACCTGCTCAAGTGCTGCAGAGAGCCAGACACGTCCCAGATTGACACAGAGAGATGCTGATGCTGTGTTGAGCTTTGCCAGAAGCCACGACTAACACCAGTCAGCTGTCAACATCAcatctgactgactgacacactCCTCTTATTTCCTCACTATCTTCTCTTATAGTACAGAAGTGTGTTGGGGGATTTATCCACAATGTTAGGTTGACTTCATTAATGCCATTGTACATGTACTATATATATGATTGGTGCAAGCGTTAGCAAAGCAAAGTAGAAATCACACACTTAGTCATCAAAATGTGTGACAGGAGCttgatttgtattatttggACATgtatacatcagtgtgataagattactataaataaatattttgggGTGTAGTTTTTAGCCTTGTGTCCGTGTCCCATATGCTACCATGGAGGCTGCAGGTTTATGACCTGTTCtccagtcagccaccagggggtgatgaagataatttggcttcactttggtgctgtcatgtcgtctttatatacagtctgtgttctgcagttttttctGGTTTGAGATGCTAGTGCAagtgtgacatctagtggctaTGAATGTCATTGATTCAACCATAAATTAACTCGAGATTGTCTAGTAGTTGTCTCTAAAAACATGGGGGAGCTTTAAATACgactcctcctctgctcctttgTCTTCACAGCATCTGATAATATTACAACATCACACTTCCTCTTTCAGACCTCATTTCCAGGCAACCTGCATTTGGTCTTAGTGCTCCACCCCAACAGCTTGTTAAGCTCTGCCCACAGTCCGTCCTCAAGCACTGACCTGGGCTTTCGCTTCAGCCAGGATGACTTCCTGTTAAAGATGCCGGTAagacttctcttctcttctcttctctccgtTGTTTTATTGGAATATACATTAATTTACAAGTTTTATTTGTTAACCTTCTGGTGACAAGATTgttcgtttttttttctcaaacgTTTGTACGTAATTCTTAATTCtttatggtgttttttttttcttcactgtatTCTATTCTACTTTATATAATTGTCCTGTTCTGTAATCTTGGGGCAAGATGGCACAAGAGTGTCCTTCAGGATTAGTCTTATCTTATCAAACCCAGCTTTAAGTCTGACAGCTCATTTTTATCAATtaacatgtaacaaaatataaaactgtcaggaacccaaaacaaaagaa is part of the Paralichthys olivaceus isolate ysfri-2021 chromosome 15, ASM2471397v2, whole genome shotgun sequence genome and encodes:
- the arr3a gene encoding arrestin 3a, retinal (X-arrestin), whose protein sequence is MAKVFKKTSGNGGLTLYLGKRDYVDHMNKVDTVDGVVKLNPADFADRKVYVQLACAFRYGSDDLDVMGLCFRKDIWIQHVQIYPESHKPALSPMHETLLKKAGDDSVPFSFEIPTNLPCSVSLQPGPDDKGKACGVDFEVKTYLAKDRCDPDEKIEKKDTARLIIRKVQFAPSKVGAGPKSEICKSFMMSDKPVHLEISMEKDLYFHGETIPIKVKINNESNKTVKNIKITVDQTTDIVLYSADKYTKAVLVKDFGETVESGSTYENTLSITPLLADNKEKRGLALDGRLKDEDTNLASSNMLGQTVEKEVLGILVSYKIKVNLMVAGGGLLGGLTSSDVTAELPLLLMHPKPEAE